The DNA sequence TATTACAACTAGTAATAAAGCATGGAGGTCGTAATGATATGAAGAAAAAAATTGTAGGAGTATTAATCGCTACGATGATGTTAACAGGGAATCATCAAAAAGTAGCAGAGGCATCGCCATTAGCAACACAGAATGTTGTTTATCGAGTATATATAGATGATGAAGTGGTAGGACTTATCACAGATAAAGAAGAATATGAAGAATTTGTAGTTCAACAGAAAAAAGAGTTATCGAAGCAATATCCTGAACAAGTGGTTATTAAGTCACCGACAAATGTTCGTCTAGAAGAAGAGGTAACTTTATTACCACTTACGACAATTGATAATCAAGCTGTTTTAAAAACGGTAGCTAAGAAAGCAAATTTCCAAGCATCGGCTTATAAGATTTCAATTGATGAATCAACCTTTGTTGTACAAGATGCTAATGTTGTTTCTAATACATTATTAGAATTAATGGCTTATTATACAGGTGAAGAGGATATACAGAAGATTATGGATATTGAAAATCCAATTGAACCTTTAATGGAATCAGGATCTCAATATATTGGGGCTAAAGTGGTAGAAGCAGTTAAAGTTGATACAGCTTATGCTAATCCAGATGAAATTTTAACACCAGAAGAGACACGTCGCATGGTATTATACGGTGAAGCTAAACCAAAAGAAACTGTCATTTTTGATGAAGATTCATCATTGTGGTACATCGCTAATGACCATGGAATGACTGAAGAAGAGTTGATTTTATTAAATCCTCAGGTTAAAGGTTTAAAGTGGTCAGAGCTATTAGGAATGGAGTTAGATGTCACGCCATTAAATCCAATGATTACTGTTGAAACAGAAAAAGAAAAAGTAGATATTTCAACAATTGCTTATGAAACAGAGTATATTGATGATGATACGATGGTCAAAGGACAAACGAAGATTCAACAAGAAGGTCAAAATGGTGAGTCTTTAAAACGTACAAAAATTGTTTATGAAAATGGCTCACAAGCTTCATTAGAAGTTGTTGAAGAAAAACAATTATCAGAACCTGTGAACAAGGTTGTTGTGCGTGGAACAAAAGTTGTCTCAGGTGTTGGAAATGGAAGTTGGGTTTGGCCAACAACAAATCGTAGTGTCACATGTGGATATTTATGTTATAGTGGTCATTATGCCATCGATATTCAAGCTTATATTGGACAACCAGTTTATGCAGCTGACAATGGAGTTGTTGTAAGTGCCGGATATAGTGGTGCATATGGTTATAATATTTTAATTAACCATAAAAATGGATATTACACACGATATGCACATTTAAACTCTTTAAGTGTATCAGCAGGTGATACGGTTCAAGGCGGTCAAACAATTGGAGAAGCTGGAAATACCGGAAATTCAACGGGACCTCATTTACATTTCGAGATTCGTACGAATACAGGTAGCCAACCAAGTTATGCACCAAATCCATTAGATTTTTATTAATTAAAAGCATGAAACCTCTAGCGATTAGTATACTATAAAGTATACTCGGTTAGAGGTTTATTTTTTTATCGTTGTTTTTGTAGTGAAATTGTATAAACTCAGTCGACTTATTGACAAATAACTATGAACTTGATATATTAATCTACATACAAAAATAGTAAATTATAGGAGTGTGAATTGTTTTGGACCCGTCCATGTATTATTTAATACTTGTTATCATGATTATTTTATCAGCATTCTTTAGTGCTTCTGAGACTGCTTTTTCGAGCGTAAACTTAATTCGTTTACGTCAATATGCGGAAGATGGTCGTCCAGGTGCTAAAAAAGCGCTGAATGTAGCCGAGCGATTTGATGAAGTTTTATTAGCTATCTTAATTGGAAATAATATTGTTAACTTAGCATCAGCGTCACTGGCAACCATTGTAGCAACGGAGGTTTTACACTTAGGTGCATCTGGTGCCCCAATTGCCACAGCTGTTATGACTATACTTATTATTATCTTTGGTGAAATCTTACCTAAATCATATGCCAAAGAAAATTCAGAGTCTTTAGCCTTAGCTATCGGGACAATTTATTATTATATGATTATTATTATGAAGCCTTTAATTAAGATCTTTATGGTTTTAAAAGACTTTGTTGCTAAGTTATATCGTAAAAAAGATGATGAACCATCAGTCACTGAGGATGAATTAAACGTAATCATTGATACAATGGAAGAAGAGGGGGTATTACAGCAAGATGAGGTTGAGATGCTTCAAAGTGTCCTAGATTTAAGTGAAACTTTTGTTAAGGATATTATGACACCTCGAGTTGATGTCATTGCTGTAGACGTTCACGATTCTACTGAACATATTAAAAATGTCTTTTTAGAAGAAAAGTATTCGCGTATCCCTGTTTATGATGAATCACGAGATAATATTGTAGGAATTTTATATGAGCGTGATTTATTCTCTGCTATTATTGAAAGAGGATCGACTGAAGATATCGTGATTGCAGATATTATGCGTGATCCGATGTATGTTTCATATACAATGCGTGTTTCTGACTTATTAACTCGTCTACAATTAGAAAAGCAACATTTAGCGATTGTTGCAGATGAATATGGTGGAACTGCTGGACTTGTCACAATGGAAGACGTTCTTGAAGAAGTTGTTGGTGAAATTTATGATGAGCATGATGAGGAAGAACAGTTCTTTACTAAGAAAAGTGATACGTTATATGAAGTAAAAGCAGACATCGAATTAGATGAATTATTTGATATTATGGGTATTGATTTAGATATTCCGGAAGATGCTTATTCATTAGGAAGTTGGATGTACTCAAAAATTGAAGATATCCCGGATATCGGTGATATGTATCAATATCATAATTTAGTTTTCACCATTATTGAAGTGGAAGATCGCCGTATTAAACGCGTTAAAATTGAAGTTATGGATTCATCAGAAACGGAAACTGAATAATTTAGAAGGGCTTGAAGATTAAATCTTCAAGCCTCTTTTTTTGTTCATTTATGGTAAAATAAAGAAGTGTTGAAAGAGGGGATGGTATGATAGGTGTATATTTATTATTAATCATGTTAATTGTTTTAGTGTTATTAGTACTAATCAGGCAGAATCCAAGTAGTGGAAGACGCCAACATTCATTACTTGAACAGCAAATTAAACAGGTGATTGATGAACAACAGCGAATGGAAAAAAGGTTGCAACAAACTAATTTTCAAATGTTAGATACCGTTGGACAAAATAATGAGCGAGTGCTCGATCGTTATGGCCAATTTGAGCGTACGATTCGTGGACAGTTACTTCAACATAGTACGGTGGTGACGGAACAGCTACAGCGTGATTTTGAAAAGTTAAATGAGCGCATGGAAGTGAATTTGATGCGTATTAATGATAAGGTGAATGAGCGTTTAGATCAGTCGTTTAATAAAACAAATGAGACGTTTCAGAGTATTTTAGTTCGATTAGCGAAGATAGATGAGGCGCAAAAGAAGATTGAAAGTTTATCAACAGATATTGTTTCATTGCAGACGTTGTTAACAGATAAGAAAAGCCGTGGAACATATGGGGAGGTTCAGTTGTATCAAATTTTGGCTTCAGTATTTGGAGAGAAAAATGACCGTTTGTATCAGACTCAATATAAGGTTTCAAATGGAACGATGGTTGATGCGATTTTATTTGCACCAGCCCCATTAGGAAATTTACCGATTGATTCGAAATTCCCATTGGAAAACTATCAGCGAATGATGGATCGTAACTTACCTGATGTAGAACGTAAAATTGCCACCAAGCAGTTTAAACAAGATGTGAAAAAGCATATTGATGATATTGCCATGAAGTATATTACACCGGAGGAAACATCGGATCAGGCGATTTTATTTTTGCCAGCAGAGGCCATTTTTGCAGAGATTAATGCTTACCATATTGATTTAATTGAATATGCTCAACAAAGACGAGTTTGGTTAGTTTCTCCAACAACTTTAATGTCGACTTTAACAACGATTCAAGTCATTATAAATAATCTTGAACGCGATCGTCATGCTTTAGTCATTCAACAAGAGTTAAATAAATTAGGAGATGAATTTAAGCGATATAAGGAACGTTGGGATAAATTAAGTAAACACATTGATACAGTTTCAAAAGATGTCAAAGAGATTCATATTACGACTGAAAAAATTGGAACTCGCTTTGATTCGATTTCAAATGTTGAATTAGATTTTAAAGAATAACCGTTAATAATTGACAAGTTACGAGTTTTTTCTTATAATGAATAATGAAATTAAAAATAAATATAATAATATACTCTTATTAAGAGCGATGGAGGCATAGGGGCCTATGAAGTCGCGGCAACCTCCTTGAATAGGAAGGTGCCGACCCAAGCGAGTTTAACTCGAGCAATAAGAGGGTTTGAATCAGTCATTCAAGTCCGCTTATAGCGGACTTTTTTTGTTAGCCTAAAGGGACAACTTCGGGGTTATCCACTCAAGTGCTAAGGAGTGATGAGCAGTAGTGAATCCGACCAGCCTTTGTGGTTTTACCGCATTAGATGAGCTATATGTAAGCTTATCTCTTTAAACAGAGTAAAAGTTAGATAAACTGTACACCGTAGGTGAAACTATAAGTTGTTCTTTCCATGTTATCCGCTAGTATGCTCATGATCTGAGCGGCCAGCGATAGATTATATGTACTAGTTTGTTAAAGAAAAAAGAATTACTTAGAAAAGGTGGATTATTTTTCTTAAATTGTCCATTATAGGTATGAATGATTGATTTTGTTAATGATTTTTAAATATTAACCGGCCCGAGCTATTATCTCTCGTCAGGAACTTAATAATATAGAGTATTTCTTAGTGTAATTAGAAGGAGGACATTAGTATGTCAGAACGTCGATTATTTACATCAGAATCTGTAACAGAAGGGCATCCAGATAAGATTGCAGATCAAATCTCAGATTCAATTTTAGATGCTATCTTAGCAAAAGATCCTATGGCACGCGTTGCTTGTGAAACGTCTGTGACAACAGGATTAGTCTTAGTATTTGGAGAAATTACTACTTCTTCATATGTTGATATCCAAAAGGTTGTTCGTGAAACAATTCGTGAAATTGGATATAACCGTGCGAAATATGGGTTTGATGCAGATACTTGTGCTGTGTTAACAGCTATTGATGAACAATCTGTAGATATTGCAATGGGGGTTGATCAAGCATTAGAAGCTCGTACAGGAATTATGACTGATGAGCAAATTGAAGCAATTGGTGCAGGGGATCAAGGATTAATGTTTGGTTTCGCCACAAATGAAACTGAAGAATATATGCCTTTACCAATCTCATTAGCACATAAATTATCTCGTCGTTTAACTGAAGTTCGTAAAAATGGAACCTTAGATTACTTACGTCCAGATGGTAAAACACAGGTAACAGTTGAATATGATGAGGCAGGAAAACCAGTTGCAATCGATACTGTTTTACTTTCAACACAACATTCACCAGAAGTAAGTCACGAACAAATCGAAGCAGATATTAAAAAACATGTCTTTGATGCAGTGTTACCACAAAACTTAGTAACAGAAAATACTCGCTACTTAGTTAATCCAACAGGACGCTTTGTCATTGGTGGACCACACGGAGATGCTGGATTAACAGGACGTAAAATTATCGTTGATACATACGGAGGATATGCACGTCATGGTGGTGGAGCATTCTCTGGAAAAGATGCAACTAAAGTAGACCGTTCAGCGGCTTATGCAGCTCGTTATGTTGCTAAAAACTTAGTTGCAGCGGGATATGCTGATAAAATTGAAATTCAATTATCATATGCCATCGGTGTTGCTCAGCCAACTTCAATCATGGTTGATACATTTGGAACAGGAAAAGTATCAAATGCCAAGATTGTAGAAGTTATTCGTCAAAACTTCGACTTACGTCCAGCAGGAATCATCCAAATGTTAGATTTACGTAAGCCGATTTATAAACAAACAGCTGCTTACGGACACTTTGGACGTACAGATGTTGATTTACCATGGGAACGTTTAGATAAAGTTGAAGCTTTAAAATCACAATTTTAATAAAATAAAAGCCTGGTTCTAATTTTTGAATCAGGCTTTTATTTGTGTACTTAGAATCTCTACAATCATAAACGACATTTTTTTTGACAATAGGTGATATAATATAATGTAAAATTAAAGTTTAAATTTTTGAAAGGAAGTGCCTCTGTGCGTAAGAAGTTATTACTTATTATTAATCCAACTTCAGGACGTGGGATAATAAAGGACTATTTATTACTGATTATTAGCCAATTGAGCTTAGCTGGATATGAGGTGGTCGTGTATCCCACTAAAGCTAAATATGATGCAGTGGAGAAAATGAAAGAGGCTAGAAATTATGATTTAGTCGTTGCAAGTGGAGGCGATGGAACCTTAAATGAAGTCATCACAGGGTTAATCCAAGCAAATGCGAATACACCAATTGCGTACATTCCAACTGGAACGACCAATGATTTTGCTACCACACTTGGAATTCCTAAAAATATCCCTAAAGCGTTAGATTTATGTATTCAAGGGAAACAGATGCCAATTGATATTGGACAGTTTGGTAGTCGATATTTTACTTATGTTGCTGCGTTTGGAGCCTTTACTGATGTCGCTTATGAGACGCCACAACCACGAAAAAATATGTTAGGCGGATTAGCCTACTTAATTGAGGGATTATTAAAGTTACCTACCATTCAATCGTATAAGTGTAAGATTACTCACCGTGATGGTGTGATTGAAGGGGATTATATTTTTGGAATGATTTCTAACTCAGATTCTGTCGCAGGTATAAAAAATGCATTTGGAAATCAGGCTGATTTAAGTGATGGTTTATTTGAAGTGACGTTAATTCGTGCTCCGAAAAATCTGATTGATATTCATCGAATCTTAAATGACTTTTTAAATACTCAATATGATTCAGAATATGTAGTGACATTTAAGACGGATCGTATGACTGTTGAGAGTGAGCAAGATGTTAAGTGGACATTAGATGGTGAAGATGGTGGGATTTTAAAAAGTGTTAATATTAGAAGTTTACAACGACGAGTACAAATTCTATCTTTAAAAATGTAGACATCAGCTATTCTTATAATTAGAAAGAACAGCTGGTGTTAAATGAAATGGATAGCACCTCTATAGTAGATGAAAAAAGTGATTCTATCTCTGATAAAGAATCACTTTAAATTCTATTATGGGGGTATTTTTATATCATTAGAAGGGTTAATATTATTAGTTTGGTTTGTTAATCGTCTAATGTAAAGGGGGTTCGTTCAATAATTGGTTTCTCTTTAGAATATTGCTGTTTTGAGTTATTGTTACTGAGATGTTTATTAATAAATTGGATCAAATTTACAATCACAAAGATAAAAAGACAGAAGGTCATGCCGGTCACTAGGCCTAAAACATCAATTTCAAAATCACTAATCTGTCCTGTTCTTCCCTCGACAAAGAGTTGATGGATTTCATCAGTAAAGGCAAAGAGTGATCCACAATAAAATGTAATTAAGAAGGCTTTATAGAAGTTAAAGGCGTAAGTAAAGACCCCCATTGAAAGTATCCCAAGTATCATATAAATCCCAAAATGTGCCCATTTACGAATGATAAAGCTCCAATTACTATAGGTAGAGAAGATAAAAGGATAAAGTTCTTCTAAGTTTAATTTATAAAGTACTTTAATAACAAATTGATCCCATTGACGTAAAAAGTTATTTAAGAATTCAAATTGACTGAGGAATAAATATAAACTATTTGAGAGGGAGCCAGACTCTCGACCGGTTTGAGCGGATAGGCTATAGATTAACTTCATAAAACAATAGATTGTCATCAGTCCAATCAAGAGAAATAATCCTTTCTTTAAATGTTCTCGTTTCATATCACACCTCCATCATTAAGATTTTAAGTATTATACAATATTTTCCTTTTGATTGCTAGAGCTTTTTTGTATAACGAAGTATGAATCTTATTTTAGGAGACATACTAAGAAATCAGATTTTTAATGAGTTTCATGTAATTTTTTATATAGGAGCTAGAAGGATGAAGAGATTATGTATATTAGTAGTGTGTTTGTTGTGCTTATTATCGGCACAAATAAAGATATTAGCAGATGATGATTTAGGTTCAGGTGATTATCAGGATTTTTCCACGGTAGAGAGTACTTTAGAAAAACTTCGATCTTATAATCCCAGTGGATTAGTTAATTATATACAAGTCGTTGATCAGTTATTTTCGATTCAATCTTTGTCTGATTTATTTAACCCGTATTATTACTACAGTATTAATACAAATATGAGTAATACAACAGAAACTACACGTACAAAGATTGTTAGTGCCTATTGTGATCCTTATTATTATGAAGTAGTGATGGCAAAGTCTGATGGAAGTTATGAACATGTTGCTTGTTTACAAACGTTTGAAGAAGCAAAGGAATTAAAGTCTAAGGTTCAAGGCTTGACGTTTGATGATGGAGTTTTAGTCGTTTTGAATGATGGCATGATTGTGATTTCGATGGACCCAACTATTGTTCAATTTAAAACGACGACTTGTGGAGCTAATCATAATTTAACGAATTCTGAAACACTAGATACGTATATTAATGCCTGTTATATTGATGAGGCCTTATTAGTTGATGAAACAAAAGAGGGGTTTAAAATTTATATGTCAGGTTATGATGGTTGGGTTGATCGTCATGCGGTGTATGATGCTTCGGCAAGTACTGAAACATGGGTCAGTATTATTCCGAGTAATCAAGTTCAAAATATTTCGTACTATACCAAAGAAGGTGAAGATCTCATTCATTATTTAGCACAAGATGTTCGAGATGCTTTAGCAAAGACACCTTTGATTATCGGTAAAGCACCGCACTGGATGGAAGAAGGAAAAAGTTATTATAGTTATGATGGGATTTATTTTTATGATGATTGGCAATCGATTTCAGTTGATGGGGTAGGAGCAATAAATAGTAGTGAACCCTTCTATAATTATTTTCAATACCTCCCGTATCGTTCAAAAACAAATTATACGTATGATGAGTTGAATACTTATTTAAATCAGTTAGGTTATACACAAAAGGCTGTTACTTATCCACCAACTGAAGGTGAGAGTCAGTTAGTAGATGAGGGAGAAAGCTTTTTAGAAGCCCAAGAATTATTTGGGATTAATGGGGGATTAGAGTTTTCAATGGCTTTACATGAAAGTGGTTATGGTCGAAGTAAGATTGCGATTGACAAGAATAATACGTTTGGGATGAATGCGACGGATCAAAATCCATATGGGAATGCCACACAGTTTACGAGTATCCGTAACGGTGTATTCTATCATGCAGAACGCTATGTATCTTGGGGATATACTGATGCTGTTTCGGATTTTAGATACTATGGTCCACACGTTGGGAATAAAGGAAGTGGGATGAATGTTAAATATGCCTCTGACCCTTACTGGGGTGAAAAAATTGCGGGGCATTACTATCGTATGGATAAAGCATTAGGTGGTAAGGATTATAATTATTATCAACTTGCGATTAAACAGAATAATCAAGTGATTCCTGTTCATTTGGATTCAGAGGGGAATCTTGCTTATTTAACTTCAAATCAACAACAAAGTACGGGCATTCGTAACTATCCTGTTTTAGTGTTAGCTCAAATGGAGGATCAGCTCAAAATTCAAAGTGATATGCCAATTTCAGAACAAGAAGTGATAGAATCTGATATAACGTATAATTTTGAGACGAGTGAGGCTTATGTTTCAAGAGATGATTTTATGTTATTAAATGAAGAGACATCTAATCGCCCGAACGAGGTGATCACGTATGTCACTCTTTCGGTAGGAGATGAAGTAGAATTGACTCAATTATTAGGGGGATCTCAATTAGAGTTATCCACACTCGAATTTGAAAGCACGGATGAGTCGATAGCAGTCATTAAACAAGATAAGCTTATTGCTAATTCATCGGGAATTACTCGAATTTTATCATCCAAAAATAGTGAGATTGATTTTGATGTCAGAGTCGTGATTCCAGTTGAAAAGCTAAAGATTAAAACAGAAGTGAGGTCATTGAAGGTAGGGGAATCTGTTACATTAGATTATGAACTTTTGCCATTAGATGCAAGTCATCAGAATGTTTTGTGGTTAAGTAGTGATGAAGGGGTGGCAACAGTTACACAAGGTGGTACGGTTCAAGGAATTGCTGAAGGAGAGGTTGTGATTTCGATTTTAAGTGATGATGGAGAGCGGATCGATCAAATTCGTTTAAAGATTAAATAGTAGAAGCAGGTTTTGTATAAGCCTTACAAACGATCTGTTATAATGAAATGAACATTTTGAGTCGAAGGAATTATACATGAATAAAGAAAATAGGATTAGTTTGTAGGCTATATCTTTACCATTCAAAAGCTTTAACGATAGAAGATTTAGAACACTTTATAGTGAAAGAATAAAAACTCAAAAAATGGTCAATGCTATTAGTAACTGTTAGTTGTCTGAGGTGATCAAAGTGGTTGTTAATTTATTCTTATTGCTATCGATATCCATTCTCTTATTATTTTTTATTAATCAACTACGTATCACTCAGATTTCACCAGAGCATCTATTTTCTTGGCTGAAGTGGTATGGACTATGTTTGATTGTTTATTATGTTTTATCTTCGAATCAATATTATTTTGAGCGAATGAATTATTTATTAGTAGATGTCGTGAACTTAAGCGTTCTAATTATCATTTCTTTTGGCATGATGATTTATGTTCATCAATACTGTATTGATAAAGAGAGAGAAAATAAATTAAAAGAATTGGCTATTGCTTACGCACTGTTGAAGAAGGAAGAACAGGATCGAGAAGCTGAATCTTTTAAAAAAGAATAAAAAGATAGTTTTAAACTATCTTTTTTAAATTGTATAATGGTAATTAAAGTTACATTATCGGAGGTTTTTTATGAAGAAGATTACACTTGATAAACAATTAAAGGAGAAAGTTCCTGGTTACTGTTTAGCCATCATGTCTTTTGATACAGAAGTGACACCAACACAGGAGTCATTAAAACAAGAGATGGAACAGCTAGAAAAAGAGATGATGGAACAATTAACGCTAGAGACGCTGTTAAAACAACCACGTATTGCGGCAGCTCGTGCCGGATATAAAGCATTAGGGAAGGATCCGTCACGTTATCGTCTATCAACAGAAGCTTTACTTCGTCGTTTAATTAAAGGTAATGGGCTTTACTTTGTTAATAATGCTGTGGATATTGGAAATGTTTTATCAGCTCGAACGCAACGTAGTGTGGCTGTATTAGATGAAGATAAGATTCAAGGAGATATTTTGATTCGTATTGGCCAGGATGAACCTTATGAAGGAATTGGTCGTGGAAATATTAATATTGAAAATATCCCAGTGTATTGTGACGAAGTAGGTCCATTTGGAACACCGACATCCGATACACCTCGAACTCGTATTACAGAAGAGACGAAAACTATTTTATTATTCATTACATCATTTAATGGGACGGATGGTTTATTACAAGATGTTGAATTAGCTAAAGACTTATTCTCAAGATTTGGTCAAATGACGAATTTTTCACTGGAAATAGTGGAATAATGTTACTATGTATTCTAGACTTGTGATATAATCTAAAAATAGATTTTTATATATTAAAGGCGCAATATTTGCATTAGTTTTGAATTTTAGCGAGGTGTTTTTTATGGAAATGGTCAATGAAAATTCAAACTTCATTAAGACGATTATGAAAGAAGACTTAGAGAGTGGTAAGCACAAAGAAATTATTACACGCTTCCCTCCAGAACCAAATGGTTATTTACATATTGGTCACGCGAAAGCCATTTTAACAAACTATTTATTAGCTAAAGAGTTCGGTGGAAAAATGAACCTTCGCTTTGACGATACGAATCCCGTTAAGGAAGATGAAGAATTTGTTCAAGGGATTATCAATGATATTAAATGGTTAGGTGTTGAATATAACGAATTATTATTCGCATCTGATACATTCGAGAAAATGTATGAGCATGCTGTTGAATTAATCAAAAAAGGTAAGGCATATGTTGATGATCAAACACCTGAGGAAATGCGTGAAAACCGCGGGACATTAACTCAACCTGGTGTTGAATCACCTTATCGTAATCGCTCTGTTGAAGAAAACTTAGAGTTATTCGAAAACATGCGTAAAGGTGTTTACAAAGATGGAGAAAAAGTATTACGTGCTAAAATCGATATGGCTTCTCCTAATATGAACTTACGTGACCCTGCATTATATCGTATTTTACATACAACTCACCATAATACAGGTGATAAATGGTGTATCTATCCAATGTACGACTATGCTCATCCATTAGAAGATGCATTTGAAGGAATTACTCACTCATTATGTTCATTAGAGTACGAAGATCACCGTCCACTATATGATTGGGTAATTGAAAACTGTGAAACAGAAGCAAAACCTCGCCAAATTGAATTCGCTCGCTTAAACATGAAGAATACAATCATGTCGAAACGTTATTTAAAACAATTAGTGGATGAAGGTGTTGTTGATGGATGGGATGACCCACGTATGCCAACGGTAGCGGGATTACGCCGTCGTGGTTATACACCAGAAGCAATTACAAACTTTATCCAAGAAGTTGGATTATCAAAAGCTGTAAGTACAGTTGATCCACAAATGTTAGAACACTTCATTCGTGAAGATTTAAAATTAAAAGCTCCTCGTACAATGGCTGTTTTACGTCCATTAAAAGTTGTTATTACTAACTATCCAGAAGGACAAGTTGAATATTTAGATGCTGAAATCAATCCAGAAGTGCCAGAAATGGGAACTCGTCAAATCCCGTTCTCTCGTGAAATCTATATTGAGCAAGAAGATTTCATGGAAAATCCAGTTCCGAAATACTTCCGCTTATTCCCTGGAAACGAAGTTCGTTTAAAACATGCTTACTTCATTAAATGTACTGATGTCATTAAAGATGAAGAAGGAAATATCGTTGAAATTCATGCAACATATGATCCAGAAACGAAATCAGGATCAGGATTTACAGGACGTAAAGTAAAAGGAACGATTCACTGGGTAGATGCAACACATAATATTCCAGCTGATTTCCATTTATATGAACCGTTATTAATTGAAAATGAAGAAACTGAAGGATTACCATTCTTAGAGCGTATCAATAAAAACTCTGAAGAAGTTGTTCAAGGATTCGTAGAAGAAAATATGAAAGATGTTCAAGCACATGACAAATTCCAATTCTTCCGTCACGGATACTTTAATGTTG is a window from the Turicibacter bilis genome containing:
- a CDS encoding B3/B4 domain-containing protein, which gives rise to MKKITLDKQLKEKVPGYCLAIMSFDTEVTPTQESLKQEMEQLEKEMMEQLTLETLLKQPRIAAARAGYKALGKDPSRYRLSTEALLRRLIKGNGLYFVNNAVDIGNVLSARTQRSVAVLDEDKIQGDILIRIGQDEPYEGIGRGNINIENIPVYCDEVGPFGTPTSDTPRTRITEETKTILLFITSFNGTDGLLQDVELAKDLFSRFGQMTNFSLEIVE
- a CDS encoding Ig-like domain-containing protein, with the translated sequence MKRLCILVVCLLCLLSAQIKILADDDLGSGDYQDFSTVESTLEKLRSYNPSGLVNYIQVVDQLFSIQSLSDLFNPYYYYSINTNMSNTTETTRTKIVSAYCDPYYYEVVMAKSDGSYEHVACLQTFEEAKELKSKVQGLTFDDGVLVVLNDGMIVISMDPTIVQFKTTTCGANHNLTNSETLDTYINACYIDEALLVDETKEGFKIYMSGYDGWVDRHAVYDASASTETWVSIIPSNQVQNISYYTKEGEDLIHYLAQDVRDALAKTPLIIGKAPHWMEEGKSYYSYDGIYFYDDWQSISVDGVGAINSSEPFYNYFQYLPYRSKTNYTYDELNTYLNQLGYTQKAVTYPPTEGESQLVDEGESFLEAQELFGINGGLEFSMALHESGYGRSKIAIDKNNTFGMNATDQNPYGNATQFTSIRNGVFYHAERYVSWGYTDAVSDFRYYGPHVGNKGSGMNVKYASDPYWGEKIAGHYYRMDKALGGKDYNYYQLAIKQNNQVIPVHLDSEGNLAYLTSNQQQSTGIRNYPVLVLAQMEDQLKIQSDMPISEQEVIESDITYNFETSEAYVSRDDFMLLNEETSNRPNEVITYVTLSVGDEVELTQLLGGSQLELSTLEFESTDESIAVIKQDKLIANSSGITRILSSKNSEIDFDVRVVIPVEKLKIKTEVRSLKVGESVTLDYELLPLDASHQNVLWLSSDEGVATVTQGGTVQGIAEGEVVISILSDDGERIDQIRLKIK
- a CDS encoding glutamine--tRNA ligase/YqeY domain fusion protein, with the translated sequence MEMVNENSNFIKTIMKEDLESGKHKEIITRFPPEPNGYLHIGHAKAILTNYLLAKEFGGKMNLRFDDTNPVKEDEEFVQGIINDIKWLGVEYNELLFASDTFEKMYEHAVELIKKGKAYVDDQTPEEMRENRGTLTQPGVESPYRNRSVEENLELFENMRKGVYKDGEKVLRAKIDMASPNMNLRDPALYRILHTTHHNTGDKWCIYPMYDYAHPLEDAFEGITHSLCSLEYEDHRPLYDWVIENCETEAKPRQIEFARLNMKNTIMSKRYLKQLVDEGVVDGWDDPRMPTVAGLRRRGYTPEAITNFIQEVGLSKAVSTVDPQMLEHFIREDLKLKAPRTMAVLRPLKVVITNYPEGQVEYLDAEINPEVPEMGTRQIPFSREIYIEQEDFMENPVPKYFRLFPGNEVRLKHAYFIKCTDVIKDEEGNIVEIHATYDPETKSGSGFTGRKVKGTIHWVDATHNIPADFHLYEPLLIENEETEGLPFLERINKNSEEVVQGFVEENMKDVQAHDKFQFFRHGYFNVDPKRTKDGKLSFNRIVSLKSSFRI